A single window of Drosophila suzukii chromosome 3, CBGP_Dsuzu_IsoJpt1.0, whole genome shotgun sequence DNA harbors:
- the TwdlD gene encoding uncharacterized protein TwdlD, producing MRAFIVFCLLAASCSADKLGYNYQPVAHADEGLSFLPGSGQVIGELPQQQLLQPVQSGEAVLSQPIEAPHLSPIQAPVAPQIAPLVEEFQKEFYSYAAPEEQYDEGASNQQIANSLKKNLRVVFIRAPENQGFEQAALQLAKQSAHQQTAIYVLTKQSDVSNLAKQLNALKSSSTNKPEVHFVKYRTPEDAANAQLAIQNQYNQLPGVSRISNEGRAPVLNFASSPAQPASSSSAPAAPAAPAAPSSEYLPANVISNQDYLSPTLRRFRLK from the exons ATGCGCGCTTTTATC GTCTTCTGTCTGTTGGCTGCCAGTTGCAGTGCTGATAAACTGGGCTATAACTACCAGCCGGTGGCCCATGCCGATGAGGGTCTGTCCTTTTTGCCTGGATCAGGTCAGGTGATTGGGGAACTCCCCCAGCAGCAGCTGCTCCAGCCTGTCCAGAGTGGCGAGGCTGTGCTTTCCCAGCCCATTGAAGCCCCCCACTTGTCGCCCATCCAGGCCCCTGTGGCTCCTCAGATTGCCCCCTTGGTAGAGGAGTTCCAAAAGGAGTTCTACAGCTATGCCGCACCCGAGGAGCAGTACGATGAGGGTGCCAGCAACCAGCAGATCGCCAACTCCCTGAAGAAGAACCTCCGCGTGGTCTTTATCCGTGCTCCCGAAAACCAGGGCTTCGAGCAGGCTGCCCTCCAGCTGGCCAAGCAATCCGCCCATCAGCAGACCGCCATCTATGTGCTGACCAAGCAATCCGATGTGTCCAACCTGGCCAAGCAGCTCAATGCCCTGAAGTCCAGCTCCACCAACAAGCCCGAGGTGCACTTCGTCAAGTACAGGACTCCCGAGGATGCGGCCAATGCCCAGCTGGCCATCCAGAACCAGTACAACCAGCTGCCCGGCGTGTCCCGCATCTCCAACGAGGGTCGTGCTCCAGTCCTAAACTTCGCCTCTTCCCCCGCCCAGCCGGCTTCTTCGAGCTCGGCTccagctgctcctgctgctcccGCTGCTCCCAGCTCGGAGTACCTGCCCGCCAATGTCATCTCTAACCAGGATTACCTGTCACCCACTCTGCGTCGCTTCCGTCTTAAGTAA
- the TwdlS gene encoding uncharacterized protein TwdlS, with the protein MAKNPVPVRSFRAMHSLLLLGCFFGTSYGLGDVYLPAENEVISGGKLATEYFTYDAPPEEDQDQSPWQSARQLAQVLSPPQQVVFIKTPETNLFSLTAKQLAVNNPLDIFVLHRQADADALAKQQALIQQQSTEKPSVHFVKYRTPADVTRALSALRSDYDRLPGNTINHAIEKANVIKLEPETTETPVIFKIRPKNSQDYETHEQASELETAKLQALFREYLPPGKRR; encoded by the exons atggcaaaaaatccGGTGCCGGTGCGTAGTTTCAGAGCCATGCACTCCTTGTTG TTACTTGGGTGCTTCTTTGGAACAAGTTATGGATTGGGAGATGTTTATCTACCAGCTGAAAATGAAGTGATTAGTGGAGGAAAATTGGCCACTGAGTACTTTACCTATGACGCTCCTCCAGAGGAGGATCAGGATCAGTCGCCATGGCAATCGGCCAGGCAATTGGCCCAGGTGCTCTCCCCACCGCAACAGGTGGTGTTCATAAAGACACCTGAGACTAATCTATTTTCCCTGACTGCCAAACAACTGGCGGTTAACAATCCACTGGATATCTTTGTGCTACACCGGCAGGCGGATGCAGATGCTCTGGCCAAACAGCAGGCTTTGATTCAACAGCAGTCCACTGAAAAACCCTCGGTGCACTTTGTGAAATACAGAACTCCAGCGGATGTTACCAGAGCTCTGAGTGCTTTGAGAAGTGATTACGATAGGTTACCGGGCAACACTATCAATCATGCCATAGAAAAAGCCAATGTTATTAAGCTTGAACCTGAAACAACTGAGACTCCAGTGATCTTCAAGATCCGTCCTAAAAATAGTCAAGATTACGAGACTCATGAGCAGGCCAGTGAATTGGAAACTGCCAAGCTACAAGCCCTATTCCGGGAATATCTTCCACCGGGAAAACGACGTTAG
- the TwdlR gene encoding uncharacterized protein TwdlR: protein MFFALRCGYIMLGILLFTILAGCSAELGYQYQQNSYGSPVNSYGNEAGLAEERYPSQAGNHYQENADFHKHFYAFEAPYDSTEDANLVESKLSSLGQKNLQVVFIKAPENKAVVGALSALAKQTTEDKTAIYVLNKQTDVNELASEISALKSQRKHKPQVHFVKYRTEEEAAQAQQYIQAQYGGGSSIPQASKASSLGYYPEQQPQYGEDPQPGEYPASQEGYPQSVQQSTYQPQSGYLPPLPSYSSISQGYNAAGASAGASAIGNIDLPPVPEAQQDLSDSYNNAQVDYRSARSRRFDFRANERHRSGSRMVFPSPNPGKRLRL from the exons ATGTTTTTTGCTCTTCGCTGTGGTTATATCATGCTGGGAATACTG TTATTCACAATATTGGCTGGCTGTTCAGCGGAACTGGGTTACCAGTACCAACAGAATAGTTATGGATCACCAGTGAATAGCTATGGAAATGAAGCTGGTTTGGCTGAGGAAAGATATCCCAGTCAAGCGGGAAATCACTACCAGGAGAATGCTGATTTCCACAAGCATTTCTATGCCTTTGAGGCTCCCTATGATTCCACGGAGGATGCAAACTTGGTGGAATCCAAGCTGTCATCTCTTGGCCAGAAGAACCTACAGGTGGTGTTTATCAAGGCACCGGAAAACAAGGCTGTGGTGGGTGCCTTGAGTGCCCTGGCCAAGCAAACTACGGAGGATAAAACGGCCATTTATGTCTTGAATAAGCAAACGGATGTCAATGAACTGGCCAGTGAAATAAGTGCCCTGAAATCCCAAAGGAAACACAAACCACAGGTTCATTTTGTGAAATATAGAACGGAGGAGGAGGCTGCTCAGGCCCAACAATATATTCAGGCCCAATATGGCGGTGGATCTTCGATTCCACAGGCTTCGAAGGCCTCATCTTTGGGTTATTACCCCGAGCAGCAGCCACAGTACGGGGAGGATCCTCAGCCTGGGGAGTATCCGGCTTCCCAAGAGGGTTACCCACAGTCTGTCCAACAGTCAACTTACCAGCCACAATCGGGCTATCTGCCTCCCTTGCCCAGTTACTCCTCCATTTCCCAGGGCTACAATGCCGCAGGAGCCTCAGCTGGAGCCTCTGCTATAGGAAATATAGATCTTCCACCTGTTCCTGAAGCTCAACAAGATCTTTCAGATAGTTATAACAATGCCCAGGTGGACTATCGCTCTGCCAGATCAAGACGTTTTGATTTCCGAGCCAATGAGCGTCATAGGTCAGGAAGTCGCATGGTTTTTCCCTCTCCGAACCCAGGAAAACGACTGAGGCTCTAA
- the TwdlH gene encoding uncharacterized protein TwdlH yields MRVLIALCLVAAVSARSGYNYQPAASAPIATSFAPSGSSYAAPAVAASQDAPAESYVPAAAPEAAPSAPVATSYVAPQAELQKEFFTYTADEGDFNEPAGSEQVSGSLNRALRVIFIKGPENTGLENAAVALAKQAGQQETAIYVLNKQADIGDLSNKLNAIRNNNNNKPEVHFVKYRTNQDAVNAQQAIQSQYDQLGGSSTIQNGGVAPVLNFASQPAVHQAAAPLAPGSSYLPASVLRFRQ; encoded by the exons ATGCGCGTCCTTATT GCCCTTTGCCTTGTTGCTGCCGTGAGTGCCAGGAGTGGCTACAACTACCAGCCTGCAGCCTCGGCTCCCATTGCCACATCTTTTGCTCCTTCGGGCTCCAGTTACGCCGCTCCTGCGGTGGCTGCTAGCCAGGATGCCCCCGCCGAGTCCTATGTGCCCGCTGCTGCCCCTGAAGCTGCTCCTTCTGCTCCCGTGGCCACCAGCTACGTGGCTCCCCAGGCTGAGCTCCAGAAGGAGTTCTTCACCTACACCGCCGACGAAGGAGACTTCAACGAACCAGCTGGCTCCGAGCAGGTTTCCGGCTCCTTGAACAGAGCTCTCCGCGTGATCTTCATCAAGGGACCCGAGAACACTGGCCTGGAGAACGCTGCCGTGGCTCTGGCCAAGCAGGCTGGTCAGCAGGAGACCGCCATCTATGTCCTGAACAAGCAGGCCGACATCGGGGATCTCAGCAACAAGTTGAATGCCATccgcaacaacaacaacaacaagcccGAGGTTCACTTTGTGAAGTACAGGACCAACCAGGATGCAGTGAATGCCCAGCAGGCCATCCAGTCGCAGTACGATCAGCTGGGCGGATCCTCCACCATCCAGAATGGAGGAGTTGCTCCCGTCCTGAACTTCGCCTCGCAGCCGGCTGTCCACCAGGCGGCTGCTCCCTTGGCTCCTGGTAGCTCCTACTTGCCCGCTTCGGTCCTCCGGTTCCGCCAATAG